The following proteins come from a genomic window of Aricia agestis chromosome 19, ilAriAges1.1, whole genome shotgun sequence:
- the LOC121736530 gene encoding uncharacterized protein LOC121736530, translating into MHLFTLERRSLGESLTWEELSRVRKLGQEWLLRRWGEVLAQAQYGQRTAEALRPVLAGWMRRKRKPLTFRLTQVLTGHGCFGAYLCKVARREPTPACHDCGAAEDTAQHTLEVCDRWAVQRHDLVAVLGGDLSLPSMVRCMLESDEAWQAAVSFCEYVISQKETAERNREDDRSSLPLRRRRTGVRRRR; encoded by the coding sequence ATGCACCTCTTCACTTTAGAGAGGAGGTCACTTGGTGAGTCGCTGACGTGGGAGGAGCTTTCGCGGGTGCGGAAGCTGGGGCAGGAATGGCTGCTTCGAAGGTGGGGTGAGGTTCTGGCGCAGGCTCAGTACGGTCAACGTACTGCTGAGGCCctgcgtccagttcttgcggGGTGGATGCGTCGCAAgagaaaacccctcaccttccgccttacacAGGTGCTCACCGGACACGGTTGTTTCGGTGCGTAcctgtgtaaggtcgccaggagggagcctacgccagcctgccacgactgtggcgctgcggaggacacggcccagcacaccctcgaggtgtgcgatcgcTGGGCTGTGCAGCGCCACGATCTTGTGGCAGTGCTAGGCGGGGACCTCTCGctcccgagcatggtgcgctgcatgcttgagagcgatgaggcctggcaggcggcggtctctttttGCGAGTATGTCatctcgcagaaagagaccgcggAGCGGAATAGAGAGGATGACAGGTCCTCtcttccgctccgccggcgtagaacgggagtgcggaggcgtcgc